The nucleotide window CTCAAAAGCTGAGGCTCTTTCTATAACGTTTTTCTGCCTGTTAGTAAAACAGCGtttttccaaacttttttgactgggacctacaataaaaaatgcattttatatgAAAACCtggtgtacatacacacacacacacacacacacacacacacacacacacagagctgagACAAGTTTTAGGAAATGAAAGTCACCCTCTCCCAAGGATGAGCTCTGATCTCTTCTAGACCATTTCACTTAAAAGGCTGTTCTGGTTGTGAATCCCTGAAGTGATTTCATTACCCACTCTTGGGTCCCCGCCTGTTGGAAAAGCATTAGAGAGGAAGCCTCCATTCCAAGGACCCTCCGGCAAGCCTCCAAGCACGTGGGTGCCTGGAGACCCCAGCCTCCACCAGCTCAGAAGTTGTAgtcaccccagcccctcctcatCCTCAGCCTGAGGGGTTCACAGCACATTCACTGAGCAAACACTGGTTGAGTTCCTTCTCggtaaaaacaaacagaaaagctaGTGGTAGAttttgagagagacagaaagggcaTAAAAAATGCCTTGTAAATGTTGGCTTAGTAAGTAAGAAGGACCCTGCCAGAGGGCTGAGGCAGGTGAACGGTGGATTATCGCCAGCGCCCTTCAAGGTACTTCCTGAGCCCCAGGCACTGTTGCAGGCATCACTGCATCATCCAGGCCTTTTGTTAACCCTTTGAGAAAGGTATTtttagatcaggaaactgaggcacggacaGGTTCGTAGAAAGAGCTTCGAGCAGAGAGTTGGTCTCACTTTGGTTTTCTGTAGGTTGGGAACAGGCGTGCAGAGGAGGTGCAAGTGGTGAGGGCCCAGGTGTGGCTGGCCTGGTCCTGTATACAGTGGAGCTCAATGCATGTCCATGAGGGGATGATCCAGCAGTCGGTGAAGGAGGAGGGCTCAGTGAGGGACCGTTTACTTGAGCCCGATCCCTTTTTCTTACaaatagagaaatcaaaatgAGTTCCTCCCTAAACCCTGGGAACTCTGACAGAGCCTGGTCCCATTCCTGAGCCCTGGCCACAGGGCCAGCTCTGGGACCTCTGTCCACAGACACTGGCAGGAAGGCCACCTGCCTGGTGCTTCTTGGCACTGGGTTTAAACACAGCACAGATTTGTGAGAGAACGAGAGCAGGAGAGCAGTTCATACTAAAAGCCTTTACCGGTATAATACCGCGATGGCTGGAATACCTTCGAGAAAATGCAGTGATCGGGAGTTGGCAGGGGTGAAGTGCGAACAGACATATGTTAACTGTTAACTGAGTGATGGATCCTCGGGGTTCACGATTCTCATAACATTtgggtatgtttgaaattttctatgaTGAAGACATTTAAACACTGGGATCAAGAGGGAGCCCAGGGGCCAATCTCGCCTTCTGAGACGGAACGCATTCTGCctgtggaatgtgtatctctctcaataaacctgctttcactcaaaaaaaaaaaaaaaaaaaaaaaagagggagccCAGGGTCCAGGGGaagaggaggcaggggtggggcgtGGCTGGATGCacactccctcccccagcccggtGCTGGCCTGCATGATGGCTTTGGCAAGTTAGAAAGGGCATCCCCTGTAAGCAGAGGAATCAGATGCAGCCCTGACTTGGCTCCCCTTCCTCCTGGCAGATGCCATCCCACACCCTGACCCTTGGCTTGAGGAGCAGGGCACGGGCTGAAATTTCAGGCCACGCCACACGACAGCATGTGGCTGTCCTGCTGTCCCCTCCCAAAATGACCGCCTGGCTTCCAGTCACCTCACCTAAAATACAATCCTTTTCTGCGCCATCTTGCATCTGTTCAAATATCCTGTaggaaaaatgttttatataaaaattaaggtaGAATTTATTTGTGAAAATTGGGTTcagttttttaagatttttttgatgtggaccatttttaaagtcttgattgaatttgttacagtattgcttttgtgttttttgtgggGGACGggttttggccccaaggcatgtgggatcttagctccctgaccagggatcgaaccctcatcccctgcactgggaggagaagtcttaaccactggaccgccagggaagtcccgagttcagtttttaaaaggtcTTTGAAGACCCCAGCTGAAAACTACTCAAAAGTAGATCATAAGCTTTCCCCTTGGAACTGGGACCCCTGAgcccccagcctctctcctggCCTCCGGCCGGCACGGGGGCTCTGTGGCTGCCCTTCCCCGCCCCCGCGCCCAGTACCCATGGCCGgtcctctgtgtccccagcaccgtACTGTTGCTGAACCCGGTGGAGGTGCAGGCCGAGTTCCTCACCGTGGCCGACAAGCTGAGCACGCCTGGGCACTCCCCGCACAGCGCCTACACCACACTGCTCCTGCACGCCTTCCAGGCCACCTTTGGGGCCCACTGCGACCTCCCAGGTCTGCACTGCCAGCTGCAGGTATGTGTCTGGGGCCCTGGGCTCAGCACCGCCCCCTCCCAGCAGAGCACCTCTCTGCAAAGGCAGGGTCCCCTCTCTGGTCCCTCCCCGAGGCCCGGGTACATTGGCCTCCCTCGCCCCGAGTGACATGGCGGGGAAGTCACTGGAGGGCTGGCCTCGTTGAGAGGTTTCTATTGTGCTGAGTCCTAACCCAGGTGGGTGGCACCCTAGACAGTGGGACTGGACACAGAGCCTCCGAATCCAGCGTGGGCTGGGTGGTACAGGACTGAGCTTTAGACTGAAGGTGGAAGCCCTGGGGTCTAGTCCGAGCTCTGTGACAGgtcagctgtgtggccctgggcagcgccctcccctctctgggccacaGCGGTGAGCTCTGAAGTCCCTCCCAACTCTGCAGGGCTCTGGCTCTGGGCCTTTCTTTCTGACCACTTCTGGAGCATAGGGGCTGAGTGGGAAGCCTGGCTCCCTGCTCAGCCGTGGGTGGTGGCAGGCGATGAGGCTGGGGACAGACTGGCCACCGGGAGCTCGAGAAGTCGGGCGGCCGAGCCGTGGTTCGGGAGCAAGCCTGCCTTCCCCTGGGTTTCAGTCCAAGACCCTGGCAGAGCTCGAGGACATCTTCACGGAGACGGCAGAAGCACAGGAACTGGCATCTGGCATCGGGGATGCAGCTGAGGCCCGGCAGTGGCTCAGGACCAAGCTGCAGGCGGTGGGGGAGAAAGCCGGCTTCCTTGGTGCCTTAGGTGAGGCTCTGGGGGTGAGGCCCATTTCCCCCTGTGGTCCCAGCAGCTCCCCAGGTGAGCAGCCCCGGTCGGCCTGGCGGTTCTACTCCACACaatcattcagggacccaggttctCTGACACCTCCTGGCTCCACCATCCCCGAGGGTGCAGTTCCCGTCTgcagggttagggttgggcttcCAAGATCGCCACTGGGGCAGcctgggagaggaggaaaagagtgCTGATTAAGGGCAAGGGGCTTCGTTTTCACAATGAAGACAATGTACCCCTTTGAGCCACCTTAGTCACATGGCCCACCTTGCCCCAGTGGGTCCGGGAAACGTCTATTATAGAAGAAGGGATGCCTGATGAGATGGTGCCATAGTTCTCCTGTTCGAACCAGAGGCGCAGAGGCTGAGACTTGGCCACATTCATGCAGCTCACAAAAGGGCATGGCATTTACCTGGTGGGCTTGAGAGAAGCCTTCTGGCTGCGGGCCAGGCATCCCAGCTTCCAACTCAGCCTCGGCCCACTCGGCTGCGTGTCCTGTACCGGTCCTCTCCCAACTCTGGCCTCTCCTCTAAGACGAGGGGTCTGGGCTGGCCAATCTCAAGGCCTCTACCCAGCCCtcacctcctgcccctccctcccccgttcCTGCAGACACTGCAAAACCTGGCAAGCTCCGTACCATCCCCATCCCTGTCGCCAGGTGCTACACCTACAGCTGGAACCAGGACAGCTTTGGTAAGCAGCCCGCTGGGGCCCTCGTGGTGCCCACCCCCCAAACTGCCCGGGCTCTCTTCCTCTGCAGttgcccctcaccccacccccctgccagcCCTCCCCCCTGAGCAGGCTCTGAGCAGAGCAGGGGGCGGGGACCTgggctgccctctgccctccttcTGCCCTCTGCTCCCCAAGTTCATTCTGTCTCAGTCTGTCACCCCGCCCAAGGGTGTGCAAGAGGGGTTCCAAGGGCTCGGACACCCAGACGGTGTCTCCCCTTGCTTCCCTGCAGACATCCTGCAGGAAATCCTGCTCAAGGAACAGGAGCTGCTCCAACCAGGAATCCTGGGGGACGATGAGGAGGAGGACggggaggacgaggaggaggaggaggacttgGAAACCGAGGGGCCTTGTGCCGAGAGGGACTCGCTGCTCTCCGGCGGCTCGGCAGCCTTCCACGACTCCACGCTGTCGCTTGCCTCATCCCAGGCCTCGGGACCCACCCTCTCCCGCCAGTTGCTGACCTCCTTTGTCGCGGGCCTCTCTGACGGCATGGATAGTGGCTACGTGGAGGACGGCGAGGAGAGCTCCTTCGAGTGGCCCAAGAGGCCTGGCAGCCAGGAGCGCCGGGGCCACCGCAGGCCCGGGCAGAAGTTCAACAGGATCTATAAGCTCTTCAAGAGCACCAGCCAGCTGGTGCTGCGGAGGGACTCCCGGACCCTGGAGGGCAGCCCGGACAGCGCCCCGCCCCTGCGGCGGGCCGGCAGCCTCTGCAGCCCCTGCAGCCCCCTGGATGGCCCGGCGCTGCCCCCCTCCCGGGCCCAGCGCTCCCGCTCCCTGCCCCAGCACAAGCTCGACCCCCAGCTGCCCGGCTGGCTCCTGGCCCCCGCCTCCCGTCACCGGCGCCGCTGCCCCTTCCTGAGCGGGGACGAGGACCCCAAGGCCTCCACGCTGCGAGTCGTGGTCTTCGGCTCCGATCGGATCTCGGGGAAGGTGGCCCGGGCGTACAGCAAACTGCGGTGAGAGCCGAAACGGGGCATCAGTCTGCCCCGGGCAGCAGGGGCGTGGTGCTGGCGGCGTCTGGGCTCGAGGACTGGGGTCCCAGAGGGGCCAAGGGCCTCCCTTCTCACCATCTTCTTCTCAGCAGGCGGCTGGAGAGCAACCGTCCGCTGCTCACACGGTTCTTCAAGCTTCAGTTCTTCTACGTGCCCATGAAGCGGAGCCGCGGGACCAGCGCCAGCGCCAGCCCAGCCCCTCGGAGCCAGACGCCGCCGCTCCCCACAGACCCCCTGAGGCACCCCAGCCCTGCGGTAGGTCCCCAGCCCTGGACCCAGCAGGGCGGCAAAGCGAGGAGATGTAAGCAGGTCCCGGTCACCAGAAGGGGGGCTGGTCGGAAGTCGCCAGCAGCCCTGTGTTTAGGGGCCGCCGCCTCCTGCCTGGGCCTCCCTCCCGGGCGTGGTCCCTGCCCTGCACTTGGGCGGGGGCACGTTTTGCTGTGTGACACAGACTGAGAGTTGTCAGACCTCTCCAAGGGCGCAGAGAAGCTCAGGGTGGGGCTGCAGGTGCCACCCAGGGCCCCGAAGCTAGGGTGGCAGGCGTCCGGGTGGCTGGGAATGACTCTCGCCCCCGCCCCAGGAGCTGGGTGCAGCCCCCTGGGAGGAAAGCACCAATGACATCTCCCACTACCTCGGCATGCTTGACCCCTGGTATGAGCGCAACGTGCTGGGCCTCATGCACCTGCCCCCTGAAGTCCTGTGCCAGGTAAGCGGCCCCTTTCCTGGGTGCAGGTGAAGGGCCCTGGCTGTGGTCACCCAGCCTCCCTTTGAAGGCCCTAGTTTGGGGGATCCAGCTTGCGGCCCTACTGGAGGACCAGGGCTCACTTGGGATCGAACAAGGAGGGTGGGTGGAAGCAGGGCTGAGCTGAACCCGGGGCTCGGGGGCCCAGGGAGGGGTCACCACACCGAGAGGGAGGGGCCCCAGAGGGTCCAGCTGCCTTAGGCTTCATCTCCCTTCCTCAACTCCCAGCTTTGTCTAGTTCGGCCGGGGCCTCCCTGGAGGCCCATGGGCCAGCGAGGGAGGGGCGGAGGCCAGGCTGTGGGTCCTCCCTTGACCATTCTGTTTCCTGCTCCCGTCTCACCGTCCCCCTCCCTGGCCCTGTCTGCCTCGGGATCTCTCTTCTGTGTGTCTGcacctctgtctctcttcctctcatcctccctttctctctccctctctgtccccctgTCCCTCGGGCTCGGGCTCGACCCCCCGCAACCCACAGCAGTCTCTGAAGGCTGAGTCCCGGCCCCTGGAGGGCTCTCCTGCCCAGCTGCCCATCCTGGCAGACATGCTGCTCTACTACTGCCGCTTCGCTGCCCGGCCGGTGCTGCTGCAGGTCTATCAGACTGAGGTaaggcctgccctgcccccttGCCCCACCTCTTCCCCCAGACTAGCTGCAGGGCTGCTCCCACACCTGGGCAGCCAGCAGCCCTGTGCTGGAGAAGCCTGTGCTGGGGGCCCCTCCTGGAGGTCCAGGCTGATGCCCACGCTCCTGCCCTCTCCAGCTGACCTTCATCACCGGGGAGAAGACGACAGAGATCTTCATCCACTCCCTGGAGCTGGGTCACTCTGCCGCCACACGCGCCATCAAGGCTTCGGGTGGGTGCTGCCTGAGCCCcagtggaggtggggctggggggggtgTCACACCAGAGAGGGGGACCCTGGGGTGGCGGGGCGAGAGGGCGCCAGGAGGTGGGGCCCCTGGAGGTAGAGCTAGAGGGAGGTGGGCCGGGATCTggggccctggggaggaggggtcccagggcggtggggcagggaggcagaGCCCAGGGTCTGTGAAGGGCACTGGGAGGAGAAGCAGAGGCTCTGTCTTGTGTGTGGCACAGGTCCTGGCAGCAAGCGACTGGGCATCGATGGTGACCGGGAGGCCATCCCTCTAACACTACAGATTATTTACAGCAAGGTGAGACTGATGCTGGCCTCTCCCCTCCGGGATCTGCTCCCCATGCCGCCTCCCCAGAGCCAGGCTCCTGTGTTCCCCGGGCGGTCTTTAAGCTGGAAGGCCGCGGCAGGCTCCCCAGGCTCTCCTGGATGCTGAgagaagggggaaggagaggtggtggaccttcctctccccctctgcCTCCAAAGCTGCCCCCGCCCCAGGCTCTCCCCACTGCTGAACGTGCTCAGTCAGCCCTTCCGTGAAGTGCTGGGGCCTGGCCTCAGGGCTGGGGGTGAGAATGGGGCAGAGTGAGGGACAGGCCAGGGACTGCTGTGCCTGGTGGGTGTGTGGGAGTAGGTTTGGTGTGAGGGGAGCTGGGGGGGGAGCCCATGGGCACACCCCGCCTCTGGGCCACGACAGGCCCACCTCCCGGACGGGCAGCCTCCTGCCttcttccctgcctccctccctccctctctccctccctcagcaatttgaaagatatttattgagcacctactcatGTCAGGTTCTGCGCTGGGCCAGGCCCTCCCTCTTAACTTCTCTagaggagggagacagacaataaacaaggaaacaaaaagtgCCCGAGGTAATATTAAAGAGTGGCAAGTGATGACAAGGCAACAAAAGGGCTGGTGGGATAGAGACAATAGGATTCTTTCCATGTAGTAGCcgaggaggtgggcaggggcacTGACACTCACTGGGTGCTGTGTTCCGGGTGTTCGTTAAACACCCACTGTGTCCCGGATGTTGTTCATGGCACAGGAGCGTTCACAAGAGTGAGCAAAGCTCTTACAGTCTGGAGGGGTTAGACGATCCCACAACATGTATAATTACAACTGTGACGAACCGATGAAGGAGAGGTAAAGGGTTCTGTGAGAACCCTTAAGGGGATTGTTCAACCCAGTGAGGAAAGTTAGACAAGGTTCCTTGAGAAGGACCATTGAGTCAATGTTGGAAAGAAAACCAGGAGTTAGTTaagtaagaaaagaagagagacgTGCCCTCCAGGTAGAGataatagcatgtgcaaaggccctgtggtgagaGAGAACATGAACATCAAAGGGCACTGAAGGAGGACCagaggggctggagcagagaCAGTGAGGGGGGAAAGGATGATGAGGTGAAGCTAAAGAAATTGGCAGGGCTGGAATGCCAAGGGCCTTGGTTCAATGAGAGGAGTTTTGTCCTTGTCCTAAGAGCAATGGGTATCCTGTGAAGGGCTTTCAGTTTGGGGTGTGGCAGGATCAGATTTGAGGTTTGGAAGCCCCCTGTGGTGGCTCTGTGGGGAATATCGGAGGGGACCCCAGGGGGTGTGGGAAAGCCAAGTCAGAGGCTCCCGTGGTTGTCCAGGAGAGAAACATGGGCAGCCTGCACTAGGGAGGAAAGAAATGGGGGTTACATGTGAATCACATGAGCAGCAGGGCTTAGGGATGGATTAGAAAACGAGAGGCTCCAACTCCTGGATTTCAGCCTTCTGCGACTGGCAGGACCATTTTCTCAGAAGAAGCCCAGCTCCAGCGGGGGAGTGGGTGTGGGGCATAGTGGGTTCGAGAGGGAAGGAagccaggagggaaggagagagcagaACAGGCAGTGGGAGGGTGGGCCTGAGCTCAGAGGTGAAATGTGGAGATGGGTGTATAGGTGGCCATGGAGAATGGGCCATGGGTGAGGCTCCCTCAAGGAGAAAGTAGGAATAAGAGAGCGGAGGCCCCAGGAGAAGCTCCTGAGACCTGCGTCCTGTGATGGGGGCAGAGGGGGGCGATCGCGCAAAGCAGAGGCCCCAGCCAGGCTGGCGGTGGGGAAGCCGGGAGCGTGCCGCCACGGACgcccaggagaggggaggagtgAACAGGATGGCATTCTCCTGTAAGGTCAGGCAGGCCGAGGACTGAGAGTGCTTGTGGGTTTGGCAACGCGGAGGTCCCTGATGAAAGAGACGTTCAGACAAAGACCCAAAGAGGGGGCTCCGGCCTAGCTCTGCCTGGGACCCCCTGCCCGTGAGCCTGTCTCTTCCTCACTCGGGGTTCAGAAGATCCTCAGACCACCCCTTGAGATGTTCTCAGCACTCGCACCCTACGACCCAGTCGCCAGGCTGACCTGTGGTCCAAGCCAGTGACCTGATGCTCCTCCCTGGAGCCAGTAAGGTCTATATAGGGTTCAAGGGGCTCTTGGTGAAGAAGCTGGCAGGCTCAGGTGAATGAGAGCGAGCTTCCTGGGTGTGCTGGCTGCAGGCGGCACCCTGTCGCTGGCCGGTCTGGAGCCGCTTCTTCAAAGAGAAGGCAGCAGGCCCCGGGGGGCATGCCGCTGAGAGGGTCTGGCTTTGCTGCCTTCCCAGGGGGCCATCAGTGGACGCAGTCGCTGGAGTAACATGGAGAAGGTCTGCACCTCCGTCAACCTCAGCAAGGCCTGCCGGCAGCAGGAGGACCTAGgtgagggggcaggggggaggggggaggggcgggggcgggggcggggcgggggaggggggaggggagggggaggggcggggcagggggtgtgggttcctgAGCCTGGCCTGAGCCACCCTTGCCCTTCAGACTCCAGCACGGAGGCCCTGACGCTAAACCTGACAGAAGTGGTGAAAAGGCAGAACCCTAAATCCAAGAAGGGCTTCAACCAGGTAAgagctttcctctcctccctgtcaTCCCCTCGGGAGACTTACTGGGCGTGTGTGTGCCCGTGTTTGCGTGTGTATGGGGGGGTGTCCGAGGGCTGCACTGGGGCctgtgggtgggaggagaggcaggTGAAGGGTGTGCACACCTGTGGGGCTCCGTGGTGGCCGCTGGGGGAGCCCCGAGTCCAAGGCGGAGTGGCCTCTGTGTCCGGGAACCCGGGCTGTCACGGTGAGGACAGTGGGGTTTCTCCTCCCAGGACACTTGCTCCTTCCAGACTCAAGAAAAGGCAGAGGCTGGGGAGGAAGCAGGGCCCGATGGGGGGACCAGTCTCCTGCACGCCCATTGCGCCTGGAGAGCTGCAgcggagctcctgccccaccccctggaCCCAGTCGGGCGGTTCCAAGGGAAGAAGCTGCCGAGGGCTGGCGGCTCTGGGGCCAGGGCTCCCGGGTGACCCGGGCCTTCCTTCTAGATTAGCATGTCGCAGATCAAAGTGGACAAGGTGCAGATTATCGGCTCTAACAGCTGCCCCTTTGCCGTGTGCCTGGACCAGGACGAGAGGAAGATCCTGCAGAGTGTGGTCAGGTAGGAAAGCGGGGGCCCCCAGCTCTGCTTCAGCACCCACCCAGAGGCCTGGAAGGAGATGGAGGGATGGGAGGCCTGCCCTGACACCTGCCCTGCCCCACAGGTGTGAGGTCTCACCCTGCTACAAGCCGGAGAAGAGCagcctctgccccccaccccagaggcCCTCCTACCTGCAGGCGCAGGCCGCACCCGACCTCTGCTCCCTGCTCTGTCTGCCCATCATGACTTTCAGTGGCGCTCTGCCCTAGCGGCCCGGC belongs to Eubalaena glacialis isolate mEubGla1 chromosome 19, mEubGla1.1.hap2.+ XY, whole genome shotgun sequence and includes:
- the PIK3R5 gene encoding phosphoinositide 3-kinase regulatory subunit 5 isoform X2: MQPGATTCTEDRIQHALERCLHGLSLSRRSTSWSAGLCLNCWSLQELVSRDPGHFLILLEQILQKTREVQEKGTYDLLAPLALLFSSTVLCTPHFPPDSDLLLKAAKTYHRFLTWPVPYCSICQELLTFIDAELKAPGISYQRLVRAEQGLSTRSHRSSTVTVLLLNPVEVQAEFLTVADKLSTPGHSPHSAYTTLLLHAFQATFGAHCDLPGLHCQLQSKTLAELEDIFTETAEAQELASGIGDAAEARQWLRTKLQAVGEKAGFLGALDTAKPGKLRTIPIPVARCYTYSWNQDSFDILQEILLKEQELLQPGILGDDEEEDGEDEEEEEDLETEGPCAERDSLLSGGSAAFHDSTLSLASSQASGPTLSRQLLTSFVAGLSDGMDSGYVEDGEESSFEWPKRPGSQERRGHRRPGQKFNRIYKLFKSTSQLVLRRDSRTLEGSPDSAPPLRRAGSLCSPCSPLDGPALPPSRAQRSRSLPQHKLDPQLPGWLLAPASRHRRRCPFLSGDEDPKASTLRVVVFGSDRISGKVARAYSKLRRLESNRPLLTRFFKLQFFYVPMKRSRGTSASASPAPRSQTPPLPTDPLRHPSPAELGAAPWEESTNDISHYLGMLDPWYERNVLGLMHLPPEVLCQSLKAESRPLEGSPAQLPILADMLLYYCRFAARPVLLQVYQTELTFITGEKTTEIFIHSLELGHSAATRAIKASGPGSKRLGIDGDREAIPLTLQIIYSKGAISGRSRWSNMEKVCTSVNLSKACRQQEDLDSSTEALTLNLTEVVKRQNPKSKKGFNQISMSQIKVDKVQIIGSNSCPFAVCLDQDERKILQSVVRCEVSPCYKPEKSSLCPPPQRPSYLQAQAAPDLCSLLCLPIMTFSGALP
- the PIK3R5 gene encoding phosphoinositide 3-kinase regulatory subunit 5 isoform X1, which gives rise to MQPGATTCTEDRIQHALERCLHGLSLSRRSTSWSAGLCLNCWSLQELVSRDPGHFLILLEQILQKTREVQEKGTYDLLAPLALLFSSTVLCTPHFPPDSDLLLKAAKTYHRFLTWPVPYCSICQELLTFIDAELKAPGISYQRLVRAEQGLSTRSHRSSTVTVLLLNPVEVQAEFLTVADKLSTPGHSPHSAYTTLLLHAFQATFGAHCDLPGLHCQLQSKTLAELEDIFTETAEAQELASGIGDAAEARQWLRTKLQAVGEKAGFLGALDTAKPGKLRTIPIPVARCYTYSWNQDSFDILQEILLKEQELLQPGILGDDEEEDGEDEEEEEDLETEGPCAERDSLLSGGSAAFHDSTLSLASSQASGPTLSRQLLTSFVAGLSDGMDSGYVEDGEESSFEWPKRPGSQERRGHRRPGQKFNRIYKLFKSTSQLVLRRDSRTLEGSPDSAPPLRRAGSLCSPCSPLDGPALPPSRAQRSRSLPQHKLDPQLPGWLLAPASRHRRRCPFLSGDEDPKASTLRVVVFGSDRISGKVARAYSKLRRLESNRPLLTRFFKLQFFYVPMKRSRGTSASASPAPRSQTPPLPTDPLRHPSPAELGAAPWEESTNDISHYLGMLDPWYERNVLGLMHLPPEVLCQQSLKAESRPLEGSPAQLPILADMLLYYCRFAARPVLLQVYQTELTFITGEKTTEIFIHSLELGHSAATRAIKASGPGSKRLGIDGDREAIPLTLQIIYSKGAISGRSRWSNMEKVCTSVNLSKACRQQEDLDSSTEALTLNLTEVVKRQNPKSKKGFNQISMSQIKVDKVQIIGSNSCPFAVCLDQDERKILQSVVRCEVSPCYKPEKSSLCPPPQRPSYLQAQAAPDLCSLLCLPIMTFSGALP